From the genome of Sulfurovum sp. NBC37-1, one region includes:
- the luxS gene encoding S-ribosylhomocysteine lyase, producing the protein MPLLDSFTVDHTRMIAPAVRVAKRMKTPCGDDITVFDLRFCKPNEERMPSKGIHTLEHLFAGFMREHLNSKKVEIIDISPMGCRTGFYMSLLGTPKPKRVAKAWAASMKDVLNVKSQKDIPELNVYQCGSYKMHSLKEAKEIAQNVLDRGIGIMNNKKLKLSKKLLKGL; encoded by the coding sequence ATGCCACTATTAGACAGTTTTACAGTAGACCACACTAGAATGATCGCTCCCGCAGTGAGAGTTGCGAAAAGAATGAAGACCCCATGCGGAGATGACATTACCGTTTTTGACCTGCGTTTCTGCAAACCAAATGAAGAGAGAATGCCTTCCAAAGGGATACATACGCTTGAACACCTTTTTGCCGGTTTCATGAGAGAGCATCTCAACTCCAAAAAAGTGGAGATCATCGATATCTCACCTATGGGGTGCAGAACAGGGTTCTATATGTCTCTTCTGGGTACGCCGAAACCTAAAAGAGTTGCCAAAGCCTGGGCAGCATCGATGAAAGATGTCTTGAATGTGAAGTCGCAGAAGGATATCCCTGAACTCAATGTCTATCAGTGCGGTTCCTACAAGATGCATTCTCTTAAAGAGGCTAAGGAGATCGCACAAAACGTGTTAGACAGAGGTATTGGTATTATGAATAACAAGAAGTTGAAACTCAGCA